The following coding sequences lie in one Deinococcus aerolatus genomic window:
- the gap gene encoding type I glyceraldehyde-3-phosphate dehydrogenase, giving the protein MKVGINGFGRIGRLVFRILVERGVDVVAINDLTDNKTLATLLKYDSTAGRFDGTVEYDDDSMTVNGQKIHTLAERDPANIKWGEMGAEIVIESTGIFTSREGASKHMEGGAKKVLITAPAKNEDFSIVLGVNEQDYDPKNHHIISNASCTTNSLGAPMKLLDEAFGIEKAIMTTVHSYTNDQRILDLPHSDLRRARAAAINIIPTSTGAAKAVSQVYPKLKGKFDGTSLRVPTPVGSISDVVVILGRDVTVDEVNDVFRKAAETTHKGIISYTEDPIVLQDIVGDPHSAIIDGGLTMAMGNLVKFFSWYDNEWGYSNRIADLVELVQEKGV; this is encoded by the coding sequence ATGAAAGTGGGCATCAACGGGTTTGGCCGCATCGGGCGTCTGGTGTTCCGCATTCTGGTGGAACGCGGCGTGGACGTGGTGGCCATTAACGATCTGACCGACAACAAGACGCTGGCCACCCTGCTGAAGTACGACTCCACCGCCGGACGTTTCGATGGCACGGTAGAGTACGACGACGACAGCATGACGGTGAACGGACAGAAGATTCACACGCTGGCCGAACGCGATCCCGCCAACATCAAGTGGGGCGAGATGGGCGCCGAGATCGTGATTGAGTCCACCGGCATCTTCACGAGCCGCGAGGGCGCGAGCAAGCACATGGAGGGCGGCGCCAAGAAGGTCCTGATCACCGCGCCGGCCAAGAACGAGGACTTCTCCATCGTGCTGGGCGTCAACGAGCAGGACTATGACCCCAAGAACCACCACATCATCAGCAACGCGAGCTGCACCACCAACAGCCTGGGCGCGCCAATGAAACTGCTGGACGAGGCCTTCGGCATCGAGAAGGCCATCATGACCACCGTCCACAGCTACACTAACGACCAGCGCATCCTGGATCTGCCGCACAGCGATCTGCGCCGCGCCCGCGCCGCCGCCATCAACATCATCCCCACGTCCACGGGCGCGGCCAAGGCCGTCTCGCAGGTGTACCCCAAGCTGAAGGGCAAGTTCGACGGCACCTCGCTGCGCGTGCCCACCCCCGTCGGCTCAATCAGCGACGTGGTGGTCATCCTAGGCCGCGACGTGACCGTGGACGAGGTCAACGACGTGTTCCGCAAGGCCGCCGAGACCACCCACAAGGGCATCATCAGCTACACCGAGGACCCGATTGTGCTTCAGGACATTGTGGGCGACCCGCACAGCGCGATCATCGACGGCGGCCTGACCATGGCGATGGGCAACCTCGTCAAGTTCTTCTCGTGGTACGACAACGAGTGGGGTTACAGCAACCGCATCGCCGATCTGGTGGAACTGGTTCAGGAAAAAGGCGTCTAA
- a CDS encoding phosphoglycerate kinase encodes MKNLDQLDVSGKRVLVRVDYNVPVKDGVVQDDTRVTASLPTINKLLEMGAASVVLMSHFGRPKNGPEAKYSLKPVADVLSRTLGQDVTFIDSLPSSDETLVAVRNLGAGGVALLENVRFEAGEEKNDTSLNARLARLGDAFVLDAFGSAHRAHSSVSGVAAELPHAAGLLLQREVDALGQLLHDPARPYVVIIGGAKVSDKIKVIENLLPRVDRMLIGGGMAYTFIKSRGGQIGASIHEDDQLGLAARLLAEFGDKLMLPSDVIAADAFSADANTKVLPSDQIPDGWQGLDAGPDTVKAYTEALQGAKTVFWNGPLGVFEFEAFAGGTNAIAATVGNLGDAYTVIGGGDSVSAINRSGQADKVSHISTGGGASLELLEGQALPGVEAMA; translated from the coding sequence ATGAAAAACCTCGATCAACTCGACGTGAGCGGCAAGCGCGTGCTGGTTCGCGTGGATTACAACGTGCCGGTCAAGGACGGCGTGGTGCAGGACGACACCCGCGTGACCGCCAGCCTGCCCACCATTAATAAGCTGCTGGAGATGGGCGCGGCCTCAGTGGTACTGATGAGCCATTTCGGGCGGCCCAAGAACGGGCCGGAGGCGAAATACAGCCTGAAACCCGTGGCGGACGTACTGTCTAGAACACTTGGGCAGGACGTGACCTTTATCGACAGCCTGCCGTCCAGCGACGAGACGCTGGTGGCGGTGCGGAATCTGGGCGCGGGAGGCGTGGCCCTGCTGGAAAACGTGCGCTTTGAGGCCGGCGAGGAGAAAAACGATACCTCGCTGAATGCCCGGCTGGCCCGACTGGGCGACGCCTTCGTGCTGGACGCCTTCGGCAGCGCCCACCGGGCGCACTCGTCGGTCAGCGGCGTGGCGGCCGAGTTGCCGCACGCGGCGGGCCTGCTGCTTCAGCGCGAGGTGGACGCGCTGGGCCAGTTGCTGCACGATCCGGCGCGGCCCTACGTGGTGATCATCGGTGGGGCAAAGGTCAGCGACAAGATCAAGGTCATCGAGAATCTGCTGCCCCGCGTGGACCGCATGTTGATCGGCGGCGGCATGGCCTACACCTTCATCAAGTCGCGGGGCGGCCAGATTGGGGCCAGCATTCACGAGGATGACCAGCTGGGTCTGGCCGCCCGCCTGCTGGCCGAATTCGGCGACAAGCTGATGCTGCCCAGCGACGTGATTGCCGCTGACGCCTTCAGCGCGGACGCGAACACCAAAGTCTTGCCAAGTGACCAGATTCCCGACGGCTGGCAGGGGCTGGATGCCGGACCGGACACGGTGAAGGCCTACACGGAGGCGCTGCAGGGCGCAAAGACCGTGTTCTGGAACGGGCCGCTGGGCGTCTTCGAGTTCGAGGCCTTCGCGGGCGGCACGAACGCGATTGCCGCCACCGTGGGCAACCTGGGTGACGCCTACACCGTCATCGGCGGCGGCGACAGCGTGAGTGCCATTAACAGGAGCGGGCAGGCCGACAAGGTCTCGCACATCAGCACCGGCGGCGGCGCGAGCCTGGAACTGCTGGAAGGCCAGGCGTTGCCGGGCGTGGAGGCGATGGCATGA
- the tpiA gene encoding triose-phosphate isomerase has translation MSTQNLLALNWKMNKTPAEARGWAEELRERLEPGEAELAVMAPSIALPSLAAHLPPGVALGAQDVSAHESGAYTGEISAAMLVDVGAKYVVVGHSERREYHHESDADVAAKARQAQANGLIPIVCVGEGLDVREKGEQVAYTLGQLEGSLSGVGPDVVVAYEPVWAIGTGRTATADDAEELAAAIRDALTERFGGDADGIRILYGGSVKPDNIASICGKPNVNGALVGGASLKVPDVIGMNDALK, from the coding sequence ATGAGCACTCAGAACCTGCTGGCCCTGAACTGGAAGATGAACAAGACCCCCGCCGAGGCCAGGGGCTGGGCCGAGGAACTGCGTGAGCGACTGGAGCCCGGCGAGGCCGAGCTGGCGGTCATGGCCCCGTCCATTGCGCTGCCGTCACTGGCCGCGCACCTGCCGCCCGGCGTGGCGCTGGGGGCGCAGGACGTCTCGGCCCACGAGTCCGGCGCGTACACCGGCGAGATCAGCGCCGCCATGCTGGTGGACGTGGGCGCGAAGTACGTGGTGGTGGGCCACAGCGAGCGCCGCGAGTACCACCACGAATCCGACGCCGATGTGGCCGCAAAAGCCCGGCAGGCGCAGGCCAACGGGCTGATTCCGATTGTCTGCGTGGGCGAGGGCCTGGACGTGCGCGAGAAGGGCGAGCAGGTGGCCTACACGCTGGGGCAACTGGAGGGCAGCCTGTCGGGCGTCGGGCCGGACGTGGTGGTGGCCTACGAGCCGGTGTGGGCCATCGGCACGGGCAGGACCGCCACGGCCGACGACGCCGAGGAACTGGCCGCCGCCATCCGGGACGCACTGACCGAGAGGTTCGGTGGTGACGCCGACGGCATTCGCATCCTGTACGGCGGCAGCGTCAAGCCGGACAACATTGCCAGCATCTGCGGCAAGCCCAACGTGAACGGCGCGCTGGTGGGTGGCGCGAGCCTGAAGGTGCCGGACGTGATCGGCATGAACGACGCGTTGAAGTAG
- a CDS encoding zinc dependent phospholipase C family protein codes for MGTWISHFRIAERLLEHLPDLDAEAFILGNVAPDSGRPNADWTAFDPPKTETHFLRPGEDEGRIRDLQFYRDFVRPTLLEDRQAASFVVGYFTHLVSDNLWMHLIGQPCEDMFAAEFSANRAATWNRVKDDWYGLDHKYLRDVPDNVFSQVVMGAANPSSPLTFLPTEALADRLDDLRVFYGQPGDLTLDRPYPYLSEASMNQAVQDSAQIIAELLARLTAGDIPDTAEVSLHLLRLPAPYVLP; via the coding sequence ATGGGCACCTGGATCAGCCATTTCCGTATTGCCGAGCGCCTGCTCGAGCACCTTCCCGACCTCGACGCCGAGGCATTCATCCTGGGCAACGTCGCACCCGACTCCGGGCGTCCAAATGCGGACTGGACGGCGTTTGACCCGCCCAAGACCGAGACTCATTTCCTCCGGCCAGGAGAGGACGAGGGCCGCATCCGGGACCTGCAATTTTACCGCGACTTCGTGCGCCCGACTCTGCTGGAGGACCGGCAGGCCGCCAGCTTTGTGGTGGGCTATTTCACGCATCTGGTCTCTGACAACCTGTGGATGCATCTGATCGGCCAGCCCTGCGAAGACATGTTTGCGGCGGAGTTCAGCGCGAACCGCGCCGCCACCTGGAACCGCGTGAAGGACGACTGGTACGGCCTGGACCACAAATACCTGCGCGATGTGCCGGACAACGTGTTCTCACAGGTGGTGATGGGCGCAGCGAATCCCTCCTCTCCCCTCACCTTCCTGCCCACAGAGGCGCTGGCCGACCGGCTGGACGACCTGCGGGTCTTTTACGGGCAGCCCGGAGACCTCACCCTGGATCGTCCGTACCCCTACCTCAGCGAGGCCAGCATGAACCAGGCCGTGCAGGACAGCGCGCAGATCATCGCGGAGCTGCTGGCTCGCCTGACGGCCGGCGACATTCCAGACACGGCAGAGGTGTCGCTGCACCTTCTCAGGTTGCCAGCGCCCTACGTGCTGCCGTGA
- the pepF gene encoding oligoendopeptidase F, whose translation MTTVHSAGPPRSLPTRADVPREQTWDIEALFATPEAWEAEAEALPGAIDALAAYAGGLTSPEALLAYLQAADNVELRLARFFSYASMSASVDGHDAVAAARRDRASSIAARYGSVSAFFRPELLAQDEGTVNEWLQRPDFADQRVRLQRILRNRPHVRSAEVEELLGAVASPFASERGIHPALANMDLRFGTAGGVKVTQGNVDSLVSGPDREVRREAWENYVDAHLAARHSQAAMYVTNVRQSVFLARARHYPDAITASLAPDRIPTEVVTTLLSTYRANTPIWHRYWRVRRDWLGLKELREYDVKASLVPPRKVEYAQAVDWIAAGMAPLGEEYVRDLRFGLTEDRWTDYAENDGKRQGAYSNGGGRVKPFIFMTWNGTLGSYSTLAHEIGHSMHSLLSMREHPYSVPRYTLFHAEVASNFNQAMVRKHLLEQARAAGDTQLEVAIIEEALGNFHRYFFIMPTLAAFELECYRRIEAGGTLSAPDLNELTADLLSQGYGDGVTMDRERSGILWAQFSTHLYANFYAYQYATGISAAHQLLEQFGQDEAAARENYLRFLKSGGSLDPIDALKQAGVDMLSPEPVEATFRTLAGYVDRLEELLGKV comes from the coding sequence ATGACCACAGTTCATTCCGCCGGACCGCCCCGCAGCCTTCCCACCCGCGCCGACGTGCCCCGGGAGCAGACCTGGGACATTGAGGCGCTGTTTGCTACCCCTGAAGCCTGGGAGGCCGAGGCCGAGGCGCTGCCGGGGGCCATCGACGCGCTGGCCGCCTACGCCGGAGGCCTGACCAGCCCCGAGGCCCTGCTGGCCTATCTGCAGGCAGCCGACAACGTGGAACTGCGTCTGGCCCGCTTCTTCTCCTACGCCAGCATGAGCGCGAGCGTGGATGGTCACGACGCGGTGGCCGCCGCCCGCCGTGACCGCGCGAGCAGCATCGCCGCGCGGTACGGCAGCGTGTCGGCGTTCTTCCGCCCGGAACTGCTGGCGCAGGACGAGGGCACGGTCAACGAATGGCTGCAGCGTCCGGATTTCGCCGATCAGCGCGTGCGGCTGCAGCGCATTCTCCGCAACCGCCCCCACGTCCGCAGCGCCGAGGTCGAGGAACTGCTGGGCGCGGTGGCCTCGCCCTTCGCCTCGGAGCGCGGCATTCACCCGGCGCTGGCCAACATGGACCTGCGCTTCGGCACGGCCGGGGGTGTCAAGGTCACGCAGGGCAACGTGGACAGCCTGGTCAGCGGCCCGGACCGCGAGGTGCGGCGCGAGGCCTGGGAGAACTACGTCGACGCCCACCTGGCGGCCCGCCACTCACAGGCCGCCATGTACGTCACCAACGTGCGCCAGAGCGTCTTTCTGGCCCGCGCCCGCCATTACCCCGATGCCATCACCGCCTCGCTGGCCCCGGACCGCATTCCCACCGAGGTGGTGACCACGCTGCTCTCGACCTACCGCGCCAACACCCCCATCTGGCACCGCTACTGGCGCGTGCGCCGCGACTGGCTGGGCCTGAAGGAACTGCGCGAGTACGACGTCAAGGCGTCGCTGGTGCCGCCCCGCAAGGTGGAGTACGCGCAGGCGGTGGACTGGATCGCCGCCGGCATGGCCCCGCTGGGCGAGGAGTACGTCCGGGACCTGCGCTTCGGCCTGACTGAGGACCGCTGGACCGACTACGCCGAGAACGACGGCAAACGCCAGGGCGCGTACAGCAACGGTGGCGGGCGGGTCAAGCCATTCATCTTCATGACCTGGAACGGCACGCTGGGCAGCTACAGCACCCTGGCCCACGAGATCGGCCACTCGATGCACTCCCTGCTCTCCATGCGCGAACACCCGTATTCGGTGCCGCGCTACACGCTGTTTCACGCCGAAGTCGCCAGCAATTTCAATCAGGCCATGGTCCGCAAGCACCTGCTGGAACAGGCCCGCGCCGCCGGGGACACGCAGCTGGAGGTCGCCATCATCGAGGAGGCGCTGGGCAACTTCCACCGCTACTTCTTCATCATGCCCACGCTGGCCGCCTTCGAGCTGGAGTGCTACCGCCGCATTGAGGCGGGCGGCACCCTGAGCGCCCCGGACCTGAACGAGCTGACGGCCGATCTGCTCTCGCAGGGCTACGGCGACGGCGTGACCATGGACCGCGAGCGCAGCGGCATCCTGTGGGCGCAGTTTTCCACCCACCTGTACGCCAATTTCTACGCCTACCAGTACGCCACCGGCATCAGCGCGGCGCACCAGCTGCTGGAGCAGTTCGGCCAGGACGAGGCCGCCGCCCGCGAGAATTACCTGCGCTTCCTGAAATCCGGTGGCAGCCTCGATCCAATCGACGCGCTGAAGCAAGCGGGCGTGGACATGCTCAGCCCGGAGCCGGTGGAGGCGACATTCCGTACCCTGGCAGGCTATGTGGACCGGCTGGAGGAGCTGCTTGGCAAGGTCTGA
- the lysX gene encoding lysine biosynthesis protein LysX → MAELAVLYDRIRPDEKMLFEALDALGTPYDKVYVPHLKLTFDEAGAAAVPWKVAIERCVSQTRGHAVTRALEGFGVQVINPGHVIELCGDKLATNARLYAAGLPTPRTGVSFDGDAALQQIEALGYPLVLKPTVGSWGRMVSRLNDRDAAEAVIEHKAVLGGPQHGIFYVQELIRKPERDIRAFVIGGECIGAIYRTSDHWITNTARGAKASNCEVTPELRDLAVRAAAAVDGRIVAIDLVEDPQSRNEWGGLLVIEINHTMEFKNSVSTTGVDIPRRMAEYAIGLLAQPTGAPSA, encoded by the coding sequence ATGGCCGAGCTTGCCGTTCTGTATGACCGTATCCGTCCCGACGAGAAGATGCTGTTCGAGGCGCTGGACGCCCTGGGCACGCCCTACGACAAGGTGTACGTTCCGCACCTAAAACTGACCTTCGACGAGGCAGGGGCGGCGGCCGTGCCGTGGAAGGTGGCCATCGAACGCTGCGTCAGCCAGACGCGTGGGCACGCCGTGACCCGTGCGCTGGAGGGTTTTGGCGTGCAGGTGATCAACCCCGGCCACGTCATCGAGCTGTGCGGCGACAAACTGGCCACCAATGCCCGCCTGTACGCCGCCGGGTTGCCCACCCCGCGCACCGGCGTCTCGTTTGACGGTGACGCCGCGCTGCAGCAGATCGAGGCCCTGGGCTACCCGCTGGTCCTCAAGCCCACTGTGGGCTCGTGGGGGCGCATGGTCAGCCGACTCAATGACCGCGACGCCGCGGAGGCCGTGATCGAGCACAAGGCGGTTCTAGGCGGTCCACAGCACGGCATTTTCTACGTGCAGGAGCTGATCCGCAAGCCGGAGCGCGATATCCGCGCCTTTGTCATCGGCGGCGAGTGCATCGGCGCGATCTACCGCACCTCGGACCACTGGATCACCAACACGGCGCGCGGCGCAAAGGCCAGCAACTGCGAGGTCACCCCCGAACTCCGTGATCTGGCGGTGCGGGCCGCCGCCGCCGTGGACGGCCGGATCGTGGCCATTGATCTGGTGGAAGACCCGCAGTCCCGGAACGAGTGGGGCGGCCTGCTGGTCATCGAGATCAACCACACCATGGAGTTCAAGAACAGCGTGTCGACCACCGGCGTGGACATCCCGCGCAGAATGGCGGAGTACGCCATTGGGCTGCTGGCCCAGCCGACTGGGGCGCCGTCGGCCTGA
- the lysW gene encoding lysine biosynthesis protein LysW, whose amino-acid sequence MTTIQFENPDTGAAIELSNPELGELVIDDETGVEYEVVSVDPPRLAAAPQEAEDWGE is encoded by the coding sequence ATGACTACCATTCAATTTGAAAATCCTGATACCGGTGCAGCCATTGAGTTGAGCAACCCTGAACTCGGTGAACTGGTGATCGACGACGAAACCGGCGTGGAGTACGAGGTGGTCTCGGTGGACCCCCCGCGTCTGGCCGCCGCCCCGCAGGAAGCGGAGGACTGGGGAGAGTAA
- a CDS encoding LeuD/DmdB family oxidoreductase small subunit, with the protein MPRVWKFGDSVNTDDILPGKFAPFMAGEDVFQSFAFHYTRPEFAAQVRPGDVLIGGRNWGLGSSREYAPQALKKLQIGAIVAPSFARIHYRNLLNLGISAFEADLTGVLEDGETVTLNVETGVLTHPRGTVQLPPPPEFLREALAEGSILAFFKKHGRFPGERPDPVD; encoded by the coding sequence ATGCCCCGCGTGTGGAAATTTGGCGACAGCGTGAACACCGATGACATCCTGCCCGGCAAGTTCGCGCCGTTCATGGCCGGCGAGGACGTATTTCAGAGTTTCGCCTTCCACTACACCCGTCCGGAATTCGCGGCGCAGGTCCGGCCCGGCGACGTGCTGATCGGCGGGCGCAACTGGGGCCTGGGCAGCAGCCGCGAATACGCCCCGCAGGCCCTCAAGAAGCTGCAGATCGGGGCCATCGTCGCCCCCAGTTTTGCGCGCATCCACTACCGCAACCTGCTGAACCTGGGTATTTCGGCCTTCGAGGCAGACCTGACCGGTGTGCTGGAGGACGGCGAGACGGTCACGCTGAACGTCGAGACCGGCGTGTTGACCCACCCGCGCGGCACCGTGCAGCTTCCGCCCCCACCCGAGTTTCTGCGCGAGGCCCTGGCAGAGGGCAGCATCCTGGCCTTCTTCAAGAAACATGGCCGTTTCCCCGGTGAACGCCCAGACCCCGTAGACTGA
- a CDS encoding heavy metal translocating P-type ATPase codes for MSMDSTPPTSGAAPLLYFVDGMDCASCVQKVEQMVGRLPGTAGVRTSFTRQTLRLELDEAQTPRATLEKNLLALGYTPALQETAQSAHASAAAGHHDHGGSHGAEGHHHAGHVHEVLPAGTPWYRGRQGKLVIFSGVLLALAWALSFVAPQFAVYGYVAATVLGVWPLARQAYASARLGDPFSINMLVSLAAVGAVLIGQAAEGAVVVFFFAIGELLEGVAAGRARAGIQALAALAPKTALLVEGSGTCEVPADSLQIGQTVQVRPGGRVPADGTILTGTSSLDDSPVTGESMPVTKTVGDPVFAGSINTDGALTIGVDREASDNTIARIIHLVEEAEGSKAATARFIDRFSRYYTPGVVLVSALVALVPPLLLAAEWYPWLYRGITLLLIGCPCALVLSVPAAITSGISAGTRRGLLIKGGATLETIGTVKTVAFDKTGTLTEGRPRVTDVLGMDVTEGEVLRLAAAVEAGSAHPLAQAITKEAAAKNVRVPVSHDARAIAGKGVSATVEGRGLFISSPQHAASTLNVTPDLLTRLTALEQQGKTAVVLHSADAVLGALAIRDEAREDAREAITRLKAMGVHSVMLTGDNARTGQAIAAGLGLDVQAGLLPEDKLRLISELKKNGGVAMVGDGINDAPALAQADVGIAMGGGTDVALETADAALLRERVGDVADLVQLSRDTMTNIRWNIGFALGLKAIFLVTTLLGYTNLWMAILADTGATAIVTANALRLLGWKGHGVRLARAPRELHAPGSV; via the coding sequence ATGTCCATGGATTCCACCCCCCCCACGTCCGGTGCCGCGCCCCTGCTGTATTTCGTGGACGGCATGGACTGCGCGAGTTGCGTGCAGAAGGTTGAGCAGATGGTGGGCCGCCTGCCCGGCACCGCCGGGGTCAGGACCAGTTTCACCCGGCAGACGCTGCGACTGGAACTGGACGAGGCGCAGACCCCACGCGCCACGCTGGAGAAGAATCTGCTGGCGCTAGGGTACACGCCGGCGCTGCAGGAAACGGCGCAGTCGGCGCACGCAAGCGCGGCAGCCGGTCACCACGATCACGGCGGCAGTCACGGCGCGGAAGGACATCACCATGCCGGGCACGTCCACGAGGTGCTGCCCGCTGGAACGCCGTGGTACCGGGGGCGGCAGGGCAAACTGGTGATCTTCTCGGGGGTGCTGCTGGCGCTGGCGTGGGCCCTGAGCTTCGTCGCGCCCCAGTTCGCGGTGTACGGCTACGTCGCGGCCACGGTGCTGGGCGTGTGGCCGCTGGCGCGGCAGGCGTACGCCAGCGCGCGGCTGGGCGATCCCTTCTCGATCAACATGCTGGTCTCGCTGGCCGCCGTGGGCGCCGTGCTGATCGGGCAGGCGGCCGAGGGCGCGGTGGTGGTGTTCTTCTTCGCCATCGGGGAACTGCTCGAGGGCGTGGCGGCAGGCCGGGCGCGGGCGGGCATTCAGGCGCTGGCGGCGCTGGCCCCCAAGACAGCGCTGCTGGTGGAAGGCAGCGGCACCTGCGAGGTGCCGGCTGACTCGCTACAGATCGGGCAGACCGTGCAGGTGCGCCCTGGCGGACGCGTTCCAGCCGACGGCACCATCCTGACCGGCACGTCCAGCCTGGACGACAGCCCGGTGACGGGCGAGAGCATGCCCGTGACCAAGACGGTGGGCGATCCCGTGTTCGCAGGCAGCATCAACACCGACGGCGCGCTGACCATAGGGGTGGACCGCGAGGCCAGCGACAACACCATTGCCCGCATCATTCATCTGGTGGAGGAAGCCGAGGGCAGCAAGGCGGCCACGGCGCGTTTTATTGACCGCTTCAGCCGGTACTACACACCGGGCGTGGTGCTGGTCTCCGCTCTGGTGGCCCTGGTGCCGCCGCTGCTGCTGGCGGCGGAGTGGTATCCGTGGCTGTACAGGGGCATCACGCTGCTGCTGATCGGCTGCCCGTGTGCGCTGGTGCTGAGCGTGCCAGCGGCCATCACCAGCGGCATCAGCGCGGGCACGCGGCGCGGCCTGCTGATCAAGGGCGGCGCGACGCTGGAAACGATCGGCACGGTCAAGACGGTGGCCTTCGACAAGACCGGCACGCTGACCGAGGGCAGGCCGCGCGTGACCGACGTGCTGGGCATGGACGTGACCGAGGGCGAGGTCTTGCGGCTGGCCGCCGCCGTGGAAGCGGGCAGCGCCCACCCTCTGGCGCAGGCGATCACGAAGGAGGCCGCCGCAAAGAACGTCCGCGTGCCTGTATCGCACGACGCCAGGGCCATCGCCGGGAAGGGCGTCAGCGCGACGGTGGAGGGGCGCGGCCTGTTCATCAGCTCTCCGCAGCACGCGGCCAGCACCCTGAACGTGACCCCTGACCTCCTGACCAGACTGACCGCGCTGGAGCAGCAGGGCAAGACGGCGGTGGTGCTGCACAGCGCGGACGCGGTGCTGGGCGCCCTGGCGATCCGAGACGAGGCGCGCGAGGACGCCCGCGAGGCCATCACCCGCCTGAAGGCCATGGGCGTCCATAGCGTGATGCTGACCGGCGACAACGCCCGCACGGGCCAGGCCATCGCCGCCGGGCTGGGGCTGGACGTGCAGGCCGGGCTGCTGCCCGAGGACAAGCTCCGCCTTATTTCCGAACTGAAGAAAAACGGCGGCGTGGCCATGGTGGGCGACGGCATCAACGACGCTCCCGCGCTGGCGCAGGCGGACGTGGGCATCGCGATGGGAGGCGGCACCGACGTGGCGCTGGAAACGGCCGACGCGGCGCTGCTGCGCGAGCGGGTGGGCGACGTGGCCGATCTGGTGCAACTGTCCCGCGACACCATGACCAACATCAGGTGGAACATCGGCTTCGCGCTGGGCCTCAAGGCTATCTTTCTGGTCACCACGCTGCTGGGCTACACCAACCTGTGGATGGCAATCCTGGCCGACACCGGAGCCACCGCAATCGTGACCGCCAACGCGCTGAGGCTGCTGGGCTGGAAGGGGCACGGCGTCCGGCTGGCCCGCGCGCCGCGTGAACTTCATGCACCGGGAAGCGTGTAG
- a CDS encoding glutaredoxin family protein, with product MPDITVYTVPGCADCEAVKQLMNSKGAAFTEKNVREDAAALAEMQVRAGVRIAPVTVIGGQVFSGYFNDQRPGILAALAGNP from the coding sequence GTGCCGGACATCACCGTCTACACCGTTCCCGGCTGCGCCGATTGCGAGGCGGTCAAGCAGCTGATGAACAGCAAGGGGGCCGCCTTTACCGAGAAGAACGTGCGGGAGGACGCGGCGGCCCTGGCCGAGATGCAGGTGCGGGCGGGCGTGCGAATCGCGCCTGTAACGGTTATCGGTGGTCAGGTGTTTTCTGGGTATTTCAATGACCAGCGGCCCGGCATTCTGGCGGCGCTGGCGGGGAACCCGTGA
- a CDS encoding ArsR/SmtB family transcription factor: protein MRTDSQQGRMQEDVCEVNCVHPEAVAQARATLPGGRDVDTASAFLKLVGDPTRLKILSALNTRELCVCDLAAVVNLSESAVSHQLRLLRDGRVVAFRRAGRVAYYRLLDHHVTMLIEGALEHARE, encoded by the coding sequence ATGAGAACGGATTCTCAACAGGGCAGGATGCAGGAGGACGTCTGCGAGGTGAACTGCGTTCATCCCGAGGCGGTGGCCCAGGCACGGGCCACCCTGCCGGGAGGACGGGACGTGGACACGGCCAGCGCCTTCCTGAAGCTGGTGGGCGATCCCACCCGGCTGAAGATCCTGAGCGCCCTGAACACCCGCGAGCTGTGCGTCTGTGATCTGGCGGCGGTGGTGAACCTGTCCGAGAGTGCCGTCAGCCACCAGCTGCGGCTGCTGCGGGACGGACGCGTGGTGGCCTTTCGTAGAGCGGGCCGCGTGGCGTACTACCGCCTGCTGGACCACCACGTCACCATGCTGATCGAGGGCGCCCTGGAACATGCGCGGGAATAG